In a single window of the Deltaproteobacteria bacterium genome:
- a CDS encoding sigma 54-interacting transcriptional regulator, with the protein MTTLTSIPNDPRRAATPLLDKDKLLKSIFSISKLLTAPSHLDEVLSKILDELVEAIGFDRGIIRLFDKSKRYLKTYVVKNFSPEEDKEAFDRALDIQEYDCIPAKVAKTGQLIAIEDAATDPRVTEIDRKRTKIYDRGSIFCAPLKIGDEVIGTVVAWRKEKTKFFPEEISLLLTFASQMSIIIYNTRLFENDTEKIRQLMVLQEAVSEMNLSGIQSERIPGILITNAVKMMKVSKALLYLPGRKDEPCLVHENGELMPGNIDEYQGKIEKSIIKKAMDTNMVLRKQASSLLPSAVPVFSDHTSEIAFPIRIKERVQGVLYLANESGSFAEEQVKILDVLVSNAATSYDNAMLHTMLSEEAISLKTEVDNLKEREDRLLGFHNILGKSNKILSIFHTIEEVAGHNTSILIRGASGTGKELLARAIHKQSNRRSKHFVDVNCAAIPGTLLESELFGYEAGAFTDARKKKIGLLEYATGGTLLLDEIGEMTMPLQAKFLRVLEDGYVRRLGGTDNIPIDVRFIFSTNRDLNRMVAEGAFREDLYYRISVVPIFVPLLRERSEDIIILAQYFVEEFNNKFGKKVTGFSKEAAQTLLNYPWPGNVRELKNIIERVMIVQDMKTIITPEYLPAEIKATATQEKDQFSLYNFSPVLTTEGIDFDAVTERITKDVKEKIIAKAMELSGGNKSKASQLLGISRYKLLRELKKEAFNHL; encoded by the coding sequence ATGACTACCTTGACTTCAATTCCCAACGACCCCCGCCGTGCTGCCACTCCGCTCCTGGATAAAGATAAATTGCTCAAAAGCATTTTCAGTATCAGCAAACTTCTGACCGCCCCCTCCCATCTGGATGAAGTGCTTTCCAAAATCCTCGATGAGCTGGTAGAGGCAATCGGGTTTGATCGTGGCATCATTCGCCTTTTTGATAAAAGTAAGCGCTACCTTAAAACATACGTGGTAAAAAATTTCAGTCCGGAAGAGGACAAAGAGGCCTTTGACCGGGCGCTGGACATTCAGGAATACGACTGCATTCCCGCCAAGGTTGCGAAAACCGGCCAGTTGATTGCCATTGAAGATGCGGCCACAGATCCCCGGGTAACTGAAATAGACCGTAAGCGGACCAAGATCTATGACCGGGGTTCCATTTTTTGCGCCCCCCTCAAAATTGGCGACGAAGTAATCGGCACCGTTGTTGCGTGGCGCAAGGAAAAAACGAAATTCTTCCCGGAAGAAATAAGCCTGCTTTTGACCTTTGCCAGTCAAATGAGTATCATCATCTATAATACCCGGCTTTTTGAAAATGATACGGAAAAAATACGCCAACTGATGGTCCTGCAGGAAGCGGTCTCGGAAATGAATTTAAGTGGCATTCAAAGCGAGCGCATCCCCGGAATTCTGATTACCAATGCCGTTAAGATGATGAAAGTAAGCAAGGCCCTGCTTTATCTCCCCGGAAGAAAAGATGAGCCCTGCCTCGTCCATGAAAATGGTGAGCTTATGCCCGGCAATATTGATGAATACCAGGGCAAAATCGAAAAAAGCATCATCAAGAAAGCCATGGACACCAATATGGTGCTCAGGAAGCAGGCGTCGTCGCTACTCCCTTCCGCAGTGCCGGTGTTTAGCGACCATACCTCGGAAATTGCCTTCCCGATCCGCATCAAAGAAAGGGTACAGGGTGTTCTCTACCTGGCCAATGAGTCTGGCAGCTTCGCAGAAGAACAGGTCAAAATTCTCGATGTCCTGGTGAGTAATGCCGCCACTTCTTACGACAACGCCATGTTGCACACCATGCTTTCCGAGGAGGCAATATCCCTGAAGACGGAAGTGGACAATCTCAAGGAAAGAGAGGACAGGCTGCTGGGATTCCACAATATCCTCGGCAAATCAAATAAAATACTGAGTATTTTTCATACGATCGAGGAGGTTGCCGGTCATAACACCAGCATCCTGATCCGTGGCGCCAGTGGTACGGGGAAAGAATTATTGGCCAGGGCAATCCACAAACAAAGTAACCGCCGTTCCAAACATTTTGTTGATGTCAATTGCGCGGCCATTCCCGGAACGCTGCTGGAAAGCGAGTTATTCGGTTACGAGGCGGGCGCTTTTACGGACGCCCGGAAAAAGAAAATCGGCCTACTGGAATACGCGACCGGAGGCACGCTCTTGCTGGATGAAATTGGCGAAATGACCATGCCGCTGCAGGCAAAATTTCTCCGCGTCCTGGAAGACGGCTATGTCCGCCGTCTGGGCGGCACAGATAACATCCCGATAGATGTCCGCTTTATCTTTTCCACCAACCGTGATTTGAACCGCATGGTTGCCGAAGGCGCCTTTCGCGAAGATCTTTATTACCGTATCAGTGTCGTCCCTATTTTTGTCCCGCTCTTAAGGGAAAGAAGCGAGGACATCATTATCTTGGCCCAATATTTCGTGGAGGAATTCAATAATAAATTCGGCAAAAAGGTCACCGGATTCAGCAAGGAAGCGGCTCAAACCCTGCTCAACTATCCCTGGCCAGGAAATGTCCGGGAACTGAAGAACATCATCGAACGCGTGATGATCGTTCAGGATATGAAAACCATCATCACCCCGGAATACCTGCCGGCGGAGATCAAGGCAACCGCTACCCAGGAAAAAGATCAATTCTCCCTTTATAATTTCTCACCCGTCTTAACGACCGAAGGTATAGATTTCGACGCCGTGACCGAAAGAATCACCAAGGATGTCAAAGAAAAAATCATCGCCAAAGCCATGGAGCTCAGCGGCGGTAATAAGAGCAAGGCTTCTCAGCTGTTGGGTATTTCCCGATACAAACTGCTGCGGGAACTAAAAAAAGAGGCATTTAATCACCTTTAA
- a CDS encoding cyclic nucleotide-binding domain-containing protein codes for MEMNIPLLQETELFKGLSPDQIGKVLNICRTVRFSASDIIMKEGEMGDSMYIILQGTVEVIKRLILAGMDDDESADKNKVFTRLDAAGRHPVFGEIALLQELKRTATVRAVTDCNLYEIKKADFLKLAESDFEFGYRILLNMAGIVSERLRKADEDTVKLTTVLSMILKES; via the coding sequence ATGGAAATGAATATCCCCCTTTTGCAAGAGACGGAACTTTTTAAAGGTTTATCGCCCGATCAGATCGGGAAAGTTCTGAATATCTGCCGCACCGTCCGCTTTTCCGCAAGTGATATAATCATGAAAGAGGGGGAGATGGGCGACAGCATGTACATTATCCTGCAAGGAACCGTGGAGGTAATCAAAAGGCTCATTTTGGCCGGTATGGACGATGACGAAAGCGCCGATAAGAACAAGGTCTTCACCCGTCTTGATGCCGCCGGTCGGCATCCCGTCTTTGGAGAAATAGCGTTGCTGCAGGAATTGAAGAGGACCGCCACCGTCCGCGCCGTAACTGACTGTAACCTTTACGAAATAAAAAAAGCAGACTTTTTGAAGCTGGCGGAATCAGATTTTGAATTCGGATATCGTATTTTACTGAATATGGCCGGCATTGTAAGCGAACGCTTGAGAAAAGCTGATGAAGATACGGTCAAACTGACGACCGTGCTGAGTATGATTCTAAAGGAATCATGA